A window of Calditrichia bacterium contains these coding sequences:
- the ilvC gene encoding ketol-acid reductoisomerase: MKIYYQKDVNKAALNGKTVAVLGYGSQGHAHALNLKESGYDVVVGLYQGSRSWEKAQTDGLRVATVADATKAADIIMFLTPDQVQKKLYDTEVKPNLGRGKALAFAHGFNIHFGQIKPPENVDVWMVAPKGPGHLVRRVYAGGGGVPCLLAVYQDASGKAHETALAYADGIGGTRAGVIETDFAEETETDLFGEQAVLCGGVSELVKAGFETLVEAGYQPAIAYFECLHELKLIVDLFYEGGIEGMYYSVSETAEYGGLTRGPKIITDDTKKAMKQMLADVQEGRFAHEWILENQAEQPILNAKRRQLSTHQIEEVGKKLRDMMSWVKK, from the coding sequence ATGAAAATCTATTATCAAAAAGATGTAAACAAAGCCGCACTGAACGGCAAAACCGTTGCAGTTTTGGGATACGGCAGTCAGGGACACGCCCACGCGCTGAACCTGAAAGAAAGCGGTTACGATGTGGTTGTCGGATTGTATCAGGGCAGCCGCTCGTGGGAAAAAGCGCAGACAGACGGATTGCGCGTCGCAACAGTTGCGGATGCCACCAAAGCGGCAGATATTATTATGTTTCTCACGCCCGATCAGGTTCAGAAAAAATTGTATGATACAGAAGTAAAACCCAATCTCGGCCGCGGCAAAGCGCTGGCATTTGCGCACGGATTCAACATCCATTTCGGGCAAATTAAACCGCCGGAAAATGTGGATGTCTGGATGGTCGCGCCGAAAGGCCCGGGACATCTGGTGCGCCGAGTGTATGCGGGCGGCGGCGGTGTGCCCTGTTTGCTGGCGGTGTATCAGGATGCCAGCGGCAAAGCGCACGAAACCGCGCTGGCGTATGCGGACGGGATCGGCGGCACCCGCGCAGGCGTCATCGAAACAGATTTTGCAGAAGAAACCGAAACGGACTTGTTCGGTGAACAGGCGGTTCTCTGCGGAGGTGTGTCCGAACTGGTGAAAGCCGGTTTCGAGACGTTGGTGGAGGCAGGTTATCAACCCGCAATCGCATACTTTGAATGTTTGCATGAATTGAAGCTGATTGTGGATTTGTTTTACGAAGGCGGCATCGAAGGGATGTATTATTCCGTATCCGAAACCGCGGAATACGGCGGTTTAACGCGCGGACCAAAAATCATCACCGATGACACCAAAAAAGCGATGAAACAAATGCTGGCGGATGTTCAGGAAGGTCGATTCGCGCACGAATGGATTCTCGAAAATCAGGCCGAGCAACCGATTTTGAACGCCAAACGTCGCCAATTGTCGACGCATCAAATTGAAGAAGTGGGCAAAAAACTTCGCGACATGATGAGCTGGGTGAAAAAATAA
- a CDS encoding citramalate synthase: protein MKTAVELFDTTLRDGSQGEKINFSVEDKLNIARRLDEFGMHFIEGGWPGSNPKDAVFFDRAKKEKWQFSKLTAFGSTRRADRSPETDDNLQMLLQAETPAISIFGKTWSLHATKALGVSLEENLELIYSSVAYLKSHGREVVYDAEHFFDGYKNNPDYALKTLRAAAQAGANVLVLCDTNGGSLPTEVYEIAQRVVSEFDCKIGIHAHNDGELAVANTLSAVRAGARHVQGTVNGFGERCGNANLISAIANLQLKLDFSCVRPESLQGLKDLSGYVYELANVATRDEAAFVGNSAFAHKGGVHVSAVMKDPVLYEHIHPETVGNSRRVLVSDLSGRSNVVYKMAELGLETAASNEVKEVVQQVKELEHNGYYFEAAEASFELLVERRRNKVPTFFSLTGLRINVERDAENEPRSEASIRVSVDGHIEHTAAEGDGPVNALDNALRKALVRFFPDIALVKLVDYKVRVLAENGSGTASRVRVLIESQAGDERWSTMGVSENIIEASWQALVDSYTFFLYKKQHVEQPREEPHYAS from the coding sequence ATGAAAACGGCTGTCGAATTATTTGATACAACGCTCCGGGACGGTTCGCAGGGCGAAAAAATAAATTTTTCGGTTGAAGATAAATTGAACATCGCCCGGCGGCTGGATGAATTTGGCATGCACTTTATCGAGGGTGGCTGGCCCGGCTCCAATCCCAAAGACGCCGTATTTTTTGATCGCGCGAAAAAGGAAAAATGGCAGTTCAGCAAACTGACTGCCTTTGGCAGCACCCGCCGCGCGGACCGTTCGCCGGAAACGGACGACAATTTGCAGATGTTGCTGCAGGCGGAAACCCCGGCAATCTCCATTTTCGGGAAAACCTGGTCGCTGCACGCGACAAAGGCGCTGGGCGTTTCGCTGGAGGAAAATCTGGAGTTGATTTATTCCTCCGTGGCGTATCTCAAATCGCACGGTCGCGAAGTGGTGTACGACGCCGAGCATTTTTTCGACGGCTATAAAAATAATCCCGATTACGCGCTGAAAACGCTGCGTGCCGCCGCACAAGCCGGCGCAAATGTGCTGGTGCTCTGCGATACCAACGGCGGCAGTTTGCCGACGGAAGTTTATGAAATTGCCCAACGCGTCGTGTCGGAATTCGATTGTAAAATCGGCATTCACGCGCACAACGACGGCGAACTGGCAGTGGCAAATACGCTCAGCGCCGTTCGCGCCGGGGCGCGTCATGTGCAGGGAACTGTCAACGGATTTGGCGAACGCTGCGGCAACGCCAACCTCATTTCGGCAATTGCTAACCTTCAGTTAAAATTAGACTTTAGCTGCGTTCGCCCGGAAAGTTTGCAGGGTTTGAAAGATCTCTCCGGATATGTGTACGAACTCGCCAACGTCGCCACGCGCGACGAAGCCGCGTTTGTCGGCAACAGCGCGTTCGCACACAAAGGCGGTGTGCATGTCAGCGCGGTGATGAAAGATCCGGTGCTGTATGAACACATCCACCCGGAAACCGTCGGGAACAGTCGCCGCGTGCTGGTCAGCGATCTGAGCGGGCGCAGCAACGTGGTTTACAAAATGGCGGAACTCGGGCTGGAAACCGCCGCATCCAACGAAGTGAAGGAAGTGGTGCAGCAGGTGAAAGAGCTGGAACATAACGGCTATTATTTTGAAGCCGCCGAAGCCAGTTTTGAATTGTTGGTGGAACGACGCCGCAACAAAGTGCCCACATTTTTTAGCCTGACCGGATTGCGCATCAATGTGGAACGCGACGCGGAAAACGAGCCGCGCAGCGAAGCCAGCATCCGCGTTTCGGTGGACGGGCACATCGAACACACCGCCGCCGAAGGTGACGGTCCGGTGAATGCGCTGGACAACGCGCTGCGCAAAGCGCTGGTGCGCTTTTTCCCGGACATCGCGCTGGTGAAACTGGTGGACTACAAAGTGCGCGTGCTTGCGGAAAACGGCAGCGGCACTGCGTCCCGCGTTCGCGTGCTCATCGAGTCGCAGGCGGGTGACGAGCGTTGGTCAACCATGGGCGTTTCGGAAAATATTATCGAAGCCAGTTGGCAGGCGCTGGTTGATTCTTACACCTTCTTTCTCTATAAAAAACAACACGTTGAACAGCCACGGGAGGAACCGCATTATGCCTCGTAA
- a CDS encoding 2-isopropylmalate synthase, producing the protein MPRNIYIFDTTLRDGEQSPGCSMNLDEKVCMALQLEKLGVDIIEAGFPIASTGEFVAVKAVADVLERATIAALCRAKKEDIDRAWEAIKHAVSPRIHTFIATSDIHLHYKLGMSRKQVLAAVREMVSHASGLCANVEFSAEDASRSDVNFLVDVTAAAIESGAATVNLPDTVGYALPEEYGNIFAEIRRQLPEAKNIHLSAHCHNDLGLAVANSLAAISNGADQIECTINGIGERAGNASLEEIVMALNVRGEIMQTATNVNTREIFPTSNLLTEITGVSVQPHKAIVGKNAFAHEAGIHQDGVLKNALTYEIMTPESVGVTGNNIVLGKHSGRHALQKRCSELGVELGSDTLQEVYETFLKVADEKKVVNQKDLQEILRSGGWIVTSEFSKERVA; encoded by the coding sequence ATGCCTCGTAACATCTATATTTTCGATACGACTTTGCGCGATGGCGAACAATCGCCCGGTTGCAGCATGAACCTCGATGAAAAGGTGTGCATGGCGCTTCAGCTCGAAAAACTGGGTGTGGACATCATCGAAGCCGGTTTCCCGATTGCTTCAACCGGCGAATTTGTGGCTGTAAAAGCGGTTGCGGATGTGCTGGAACGCGCCACCATCGCGGCGCTTTGCCGCGCCAAAAAAGAGGACATCGACCGCGCGTGGGAAGCGATAAAACATGCGGTTTCGCCGCGAATTCACACGTTTATCGCCACCAGCGACATTCATTTGCATTACAAATTGGGCATGAGCCGCAAACAGGTGTTGGCTGCCGTTCGCGAAATGGTGTCGCACGCGAGCGGTTTGTGCGCGAATGTGGAATTTTCCGCGGAAGATGCCAGCCGCAGCGACGTCAATTTTTTGGTGGACGTGACCGCAGCGGCGATCGAATCCGGCGCGGCAACGGTTAACCTACCCGATACGGTAGGATACGCACTACCGGAAGAATACGGCAACATTTTCGCAGAAATCCGGCGTCAATTGCCGGAAGCGAAAAACATCCATTTGAGCGCGCATTGCCACAACGATTTGGGACTGGCGGTGGCGAACTCGCTGGCGGCGATCAGCAACGGCGCGGATCAGATTGAATGCACAATCAACGGCATCGGCGAGCGCGCAGGCAACGCATCATTGGAAGAAATTGTGATGGCGCTGAACGTTCGCGGCGAAATTATGCAAACCGCAACCAACGTCAACACCCGCGAAATTTTTCCGACCAGCAATCTGCTCACCGAAATCACCGGTGTTTCCGTGCAGCCGCACAAAGCGATTGTCGGAAAAAACGCTTTCGCCCACGAAGCAGGTATTCATCAGGACGGCGTGCTGAAAAATGCGTTAACTTATGAAATAATGACGCCTGAATCTGTCGGCGTTACCGGAAACAATATCGTTTTGGGCAAACATAGCGGCCGCCACGCGCTGCAAAAACGCTGTTCGGAATTGGGTGTGGAACTCGGCAGCGATACCTTGCAGGAAGTTTATGAAACATTTTTAAAAGTCGCGGACGAAAAAAAAGTTGTGAATCAAAAAGATTTGCAAGAAATTTTGAGAAGTGGTGGCTGGATCGTAACTTCCGAATTTTCAAAAGAACGTGTCGCATAA
- a CDS encoding 3-isopropylmalate dehydratase large subunit produces MGMNITEKILAKAAGYGRVEAGENVWVNVDVLMTHDVCGPPTIGIFKREFGANAKVWDRDKLVIIPDHYIFTEDKHANRNIDILRDFAKEQDLPHFYDVGTSRYKGVCHIALPEEGWTRPGEVLFGTDSHTCTAGAFGQFATGIGNTDAAFILGTGKLWVKVPETMRFEIDGEIPRYVMAKDIILNIIGDIGVDGASYRTMEFAGSAIEAMTMEDRMTLCNMVIEAGGKNGVIAADAKTEAYVQQRTTKTYEIFHNDPDAKFHSVRRYRAEDLKPMIAKPHSPDNKTTIDEVIDTRLDRAYIGSCTGGKFSDFWAAAEILKDHRVGVDTYVVPATIQIAEQLKEATMDGRTLWQIFEDAGAKIGNASCAACLGGPSDTFGRLNNDEVCISTTNRNFPGRMGSKQAQVYLASPYTVAASAITGKITDPREFEVLV; encoded by the coding sequence ATGGGCATGAATATTACGGAAAAAATTTTGGCAAAAGCCGCCGGGTACGGACGGGTGGAAGCGGGCGAAAATGTTTGGGTGAACGTGGATGTGCTGATGACGCACGATGTTTGCGGACCGCCGACTATCGGTATTTTCAAACGCGAATTTGGCGCGAACGCCAAAGTGTGGGATCGCGATAAACTGGTGATTATTCCAGATCACTACATTTTTACGGAAGACAAACACGCGAACCGGAACATCGATATTTTGCGGGATTTTGCCAAAGAGCAGGATTTACCGCATTTTTACGATGTGGGCACCAGCCGTTACAAAGGCGTTTGCCACATCGCACTGCCGGAGGAAGGCTGGACACGTCCTGGCGAAGTGCTTTTTGGCACAGATTCGCACACTTGCACCGCCGGTGCGTTCGGGCAATTTGCCACGGGCATCGGCAATACCGACGCTGCGTTTATTCTCGGCACCGGAAAATTATGGGTGAAAGTGCCGGAAACCATGCGTTTTGAAATCGACGGTGAGATCCCACGTTACGTAATGGCGAAAGATATCATTTTGAACATTATCGGCGATATCGGCGTGGACGGCGCATCCTATCGCACGATGGAATTTGCCGGCAGCGCCATCGAAGCGATGACGATGGAAGACCGCATGACGCTCTGCAATATGGTTATCGAAGCCGGCGGGAAAAACGGTGTGATCGCCGCGGATGCCAAAACCGAAGCATATGTTCAGCAACGCACCACCAAAACTTACGAGATTTTCCACAACGATCCCGATGCCAAATTCCACAGTGTTCGCCGCTATCGTGCGGAAGATTTGAAACCGATGATCGCCAAACCGCACTCGCCGGATAACAAAACCACTATCGATGAAGTGATTGATACGCGGCTGGATCGTGCGTATATTGGTTCCTGCACCGGGGGCAAATTTTCCGATTTTTGGGCGGCAGCGGAAATCCTGAAGGATCACCGGGTGGGCGTGGATACGTATGTTGTTCCGGCAACCATCCAAATTGCCGAGCAGTTGAAAGAAGCCACAATGGACGGACGCACACTCTGGCAAATTTTCGAAGATGCCGGTGCCAAAATTGGCAACGCATCCTGCGCGGCGTGCCTCGGCGGACCGTCGGATACTTTCGGCCGGTTGAACAATGATGAAGTGTGTATCTCCACTACTAATCGCAATTTTCCCGGAAGAATGGGCTCCAAACAGGCGCAGGTGTACCTGGCTTCGCCATACACCGTTGCAGCTTCGGCGATCACCGGAAAAATTACCGATCCCCGGGAATTCGAAGTTTTGGTGTAG
- a CDS encoding 3-isopropylmalate dehydratase, whose amino-acid sequence MEKVIKGKVFVVGDDIDTDQIIPAQYLVYSLEKPGEREKYGEYALSGVPIEASGLPKGNIPFVAEGKHESDFSIIVSGKNFGCGSSREHAPAALEIAGAKVVVAPSYARIFYRNAVDGGFVIPAESVDVLVNHFQTGDEAEINFDEGTIINHRTGESFPIKGLGQVAEILEAGGIFAYARKKGMIGGSVHA is encoded by the coding sequence ATGGAAAAAGTGATCAAAGGAAAAGTGTTTGTCGTGGGTGATGACATCGATACAGATCAAATTATTCCCGCGCAATATTTGGTTTACAGCCTGGAAAAACCGGGCGAACGGGAAAAATACGGTGAATACGCCCTCTCCGGTGTGCCGATCGAGGCATCCGGTTTGCCGAAGGGCAACATCCCATTTGTTGCAGAAGGAAAACACGAAAGCGACTTTTCGATTATCGTTTCCGGGAAAAATTTCGGATGCGGATCGTCACGCGAACATGCACCCGCGGCATTGGAAATTGCTGGTGCAAAAGTGGTGGTTGCGCCCAGTTATGCCCGCATTTTTTATCGCAACGCGGTGGATGGCGGTTTTGTCATTCCCGCAGAATCGGTTGATGTGTTGGTAAATCACTTCCAAACCGGCGACGAAGCAGAAATCAATTTTGACGAAGGAACAATTATTAATCACCGGACAGGCGAGTCGTTTCCCATCAAAGGATTGGGCCAGGTGGCTGAAATTCTGGAGGCGGGGGGAATTTTCGCATACGCCCGGAAAAAAGGCATGATTGGAGGATCTGTTCATGCATGA
- the leuB gene encoding 3-isopropylmalate dehydrogenase, with translation MADNIKLAIIGGDGIGPEVMNEGLKLLKALEKPLKLSFTFEKHLAGGCCLKTHGVPILDETLKACQNADAVLLGAVGLPECDNNPPHLKPERALLGLRAALGVYCNLRPAKVYETLVDASPLKRELIEGIDLMVVRELTGGIYFGKPAEISADGKSAVNTMIYSEKEVRRIAHKAFKLARQRRGKLTSVDKANVLEVSQLWRKVVASVAAEYPDVQLDHMLVDNCAMQLVRWPKQFDVILTGNLFGDILSDEASVLTGSIGMLPSASIGDGTPLYEPVHGSAPDIAGQGKANPVAMIASIAMMLEYSFNRPEAARAIESAIESTLANGFHTADLRVENGKPVSTIEMGAMITRQAMQLLNTPEAVA, from the coding sequence ATGGCAGATAACATAAAATTAGCGATTATCGGCGGCGACGGGATCGGTCCCGAAGTGATGAACGAAGGGTTGAAACTGCTCAAAGCGCTCGAAAAACCGCTAAAATTATCATTTACTTTTGAAAAACATTTGGCCGGCGGTTGCTGTTTAAAAACGCACGGCGTCCCTATTTTAGATGAAACGTTAAAAGCCTGCCAAAACGCAGATGCTGTTTTGCTCGGCGCTGTCGGATTGCCGGAATGCGACAACAACCCGCCGCACCTGAAACCGGAACGCGCACTGTTGGGATTGCGCGCCGCGCTCGGCGTGTATTGCAATTTGCGTCCCGCGAAAGTGTATGAAACGCTGGTCGATGCATCGCCGCTAAAACGCGAACTTATCGAAGGTATTGATTTAATGGTGGTTCGCGAATTGACCGGCGGCATTTATTTTGGCAAACCGGCTGAGATTTCTGCAGATGGTAAAAGTGCAGTAAATACAATGATTTACAGCGAAAAAGAAGTCCGGCGCATTGCTCACAAAGCATTCAAATTAGCTCGCCAGCGCCGTGGAAAATTGACCTCGGTAGATAAAGCGAATGTGCTGGAAGTTTCCCAACTGTGGCGAAAAGTGGTGGCTTCCGTTGCTGCAGAATATCCCGATGTGCAACTCGATCACATGCTCGTGGACAATTGCGCGATGCAACTGGTGCGCTGGCCCAAACAATTCGACGTGATTCTCACCGGCAATCTGTTTGGCGATATTTTGAGCGACGAAGCCAGCGTGCTCACCGGTTCTATCGGCATGTTGCCATCTGCCAGCATCGGCGACGGCACGCCGTTGTATGAGCCGGTTCACGGTTCCGCGCCGGATATCGCCGGACAGGGCAAAGCCAATCCGGTAGCGATGATCGCGTCGATCGCGATGATGCTGGAATATTCATTCAATCGGCCGGAAGCGGCTCGTGCCATCGAGTCAGCAATCGAATCCACATTGGCAAACGGTTTCCACACCGCCGATTTACGGGTGGAAAACGGTAAACCCGTTTCAACCATTGAAATGGGCGCGATGATTACCCGGCAAGCCATGCAATTGCTGAATACTCCCGAAGCTGTTGCATAA